From the genome of Trichosurus vulpecula isolate mTriVul1 chromosome 6, mTriVul1.pri, whole genome shotgun sequence:
TAATTGTTCAGTTCAGAAACTGGTGGTGGTGATCTCGAATATTGAAAGTGGCGAGGTCCTTGAACGGTGGCAGTTTGATATTGAGTGTGACAAAACTGCAAAGGAAGACAGGTGAGTActcagttatttttatttaaattcattttttcccaataaaTATTTTCAGTACTAATTCTGTAATGGAAAACCTACATGGGCAATAACAGAGTACTTATTAATTAGTTTTGTGCTAAACTCTATTTTGAGACTTGGTCTGCTTTGGCCCAGATCCCAATATAACCCAGCACAGAAAGTTAGCCCTAGGCCTGTTTGCTCCTCCTTAGCTTAGACTGCCTGTTGGCCCCCCTGGCCAGGGGTTCCCCATACCTGTGCCATGCTTATTGTGGAAACCCAGAGGGCTTTAACCCACCCACAGCAGAGAATTCCCAGACTCAGGCAATCCAGCAGCTTCATCCTCCCCAAGCAGCAGGGATTTGAGccatgccccccaccccacccccaagcctgTCGGGCTGCTTTATGTGAATCTTGCCATTAAATGACAAATACTCTTTCAGTGACTTTTTAGATTAGTTATACTTTCTGAAAAGTATTAAGGTTAATTTCTGAATTTTAATAGTTGCGATACAGGCAATTGTATGTGGCATTTTGAGGAAATAAAATCTGAACATATTTTTTTGCAAATAGAGATGAGTAGGATAGTGGACAAGGGTCCTACCTTCTGTGCCCCTGGGCCCGCACTTACCCACTGAGAGCCTCAGGCCACTTACTAAGACAAAATTCCAGGGACAGCTGCTAGTTTCCTAGCCTGATGATATCACAAGCACGAATCTAAAAGCAGAACCAAGCTAATATCACAATCAGAAATGTAGGTGTGTGGCCAAGtctgaaaaacagaaatgaataaaGATGCTGGATTTCGGAGATGGTCATGAGGATCATCTCCTGAAATTTCAGGAGGTTtatgtttagttgtttttttagtggtatccacctctttgtgatcccatttggggttttcttggcagagatactggagtggtttcctatttccttcttcagcttatattttacagataaggaaactgaggcaaacaggatgaaatgacttgcccaggattacacagctaggaagtgtctgaggcttgatttgaactgaggaagatgagtcttcctgcctccagacttggcactctatccaccatctagctgtcccaatgactttaatttgcttttaataAATCAGTCAACCTATCCTctccttcattttcattcttgTAGTCCTAGAACCCAGCACATTAACTTGTACGTAATGGTCATTTGTTGGGTTATGCAAAATATTATTCATATAAATAGAATTGTAATTAAGAAATTACTCCGAAATGGCAAGTTAAGAGTCCCTTCACTGAACAGTTTGAAGTAGTTGGGGTGTGATCTCCTGGCTTTTTTCAGAAATGGGCTTGCTTTTTCTCAGAATAACTGTTAGATTTAGCCTGTTTGTTCTTTTATTCCAGCATACCCTTTTATTCCTACCACATGTTTGCTTGAGTTTATAAGGATCTTAGAAagtcttttctatttctaattttcattcattcagcatcatgaactaatatattttgtttcctttgtagtGCACCAAGAGAGAAATCGGTGAAATCTATCCAAGATGAAATTCGGTCAGTGATCCGACAAATCACAGCCACCGTGACATTTCTGCCGTTGTTAGAAGCAGCTTGTAAGTATTTGGTATCAACTTTGTTGGCCCTGACCACATTTGAATAATTCTGGGATTGGTTCCCATGCTTTGGAACCTCGAATGTGATTGGGCATGTTTTACAGCTTCGTGGTCATGTGATCATGTGACCAGTGGCTGTGGAGCCTGTTGGCATGGCAGATAGGCTCACCTATAAGAGGACCCGGCTAAGGCTGAGAGCTAGTTAGTGCTGAGACCAGGCATTGAAACCAAAGCCTCCCAATTCTCAAACAAAAAAAGGACCTTGTTAATGACACAGATACTGAGTTCCATAAACATTCAAATCTCTTTTCCCACATCAATGAAAGTATTTTAGTTGACATGTTTATTGAACTGCCATAATTTTGTCAGAGATCAAGGATGAAAGAATAGGACCAAAGGGACCAAACAGAAACAAATTATAAGGTCCACTGACTGAAGTAGAACAAGTTTAAGATTTGGAACCAGAACTTCTaggtctgggttcagattctaccttGAGCTATGAGatccttggtcaaatcacttagcctcttgaggcctcagtttcttaaagtTAGGGGATTTGATTAGATTTATTTAAAGTGTCTTATACCTTTAAATGCTATGATCCTAGGAGCCCAGgcttgtgttttttgttttgaagaAATGTCTTTATACATCATTGTTCTGTGCTCACCAGTTTATAAGTTTACTGATCTGTTTACTAATGGAAAAGCTACATTTGTTCAGAAACATAGAAAATACCTCTTTTTAGAAGTCTTTGTAAATCTTGCTTTATTATTAAAACAACCACAGTTTGTGCTTTCTGTTTTGATCTGTTTGTTCTGATAAGCCCTATAAGGCCTAGCTGGGGCTGTGGTTTTTGCCTCTTCTATGACCTCCCCAGAGGTTCCATGTTACAGGTTCATAATCAAGGGTAGTGTTGTATCTCTAATATTATGAGTATTAGGTTTAGGAAGTAGGTTCGAGATCCCTCTTCAATGAGCTGTGTGTTTAACACACTAGAATGAATCCTCACTTTGaggcttcacaaactttaaagagGCAGTTGCCTGTTTTCAAACTTCACATGCTCTATGATCTTTGATGATAGGAACTTTGAGTTTCTCATGAAAGTATTCAGTACTGTTGTGGTGAGTAGCAGTTTTTAAGACCACATTTAATATCAGTGTTGGAAGAGAAGGTGCATTGATTGTTCCGTCTAAATCTCACTGAAACGTGACTCGCAAACCTAGTGCTTCCTTAATACCAAAAGAATGAAAGCATGGTGTCCATTGGAAATAACTTAGCACAAACTCCATTATTTTTCCCCCTGATTCAGGTGCATTCGATCTACTCATTTACACAGACAAAGAGCTCGTAGTCCCTGAAAAGTGGGAAGAATCTGGGCCACAGTTTATTGCCAATTCTGAAGAGGTCCGTCTTCGTTCCTTTACTACGACTATCCACAAAGTAAATAGCATGGTGGCCTACAAAATCCCTGTCAACGAATGAGGGCAAGGGGAGGAAAATAATGTACGTGTGATTCTCGAATTGAATTTCCCTTAAGATAATTTAAATAGAGATgatgcattttatttcattggtgAAACTTTGCATGGGAAAACTAATATTCTGTTGGACTGGGTGTGATTATTCTACTGTCTGTACATACTTGAGCTAGTAGGGTTGACATCATGGATTAGAGAGGATTTTAGTGTTTTACCctaattttattgtgtttttgacTAAATAGATTAGTACAGAAGCAACCTTGCTCAGTGGAGGAAGAAGATATTCAGTTGCGGGTGCTAACACATTAGTGTTCAGCCTTTGCAAGTCGTAGGCACTGTGTTCAGTCTTCAGTCTAAAGTTGACACCTGCTTAAAATCAAATGCTTTATTCATAACTTGAGTAAAATTTTCAGTAAGAAGGTGATGAGTGTACCAAGAGAGGCCTAAATATtagaattctttgtttttatggttttttttgttcCCGAGAATAGCTAAAAAGATATTGATAATATTAATCCATCAGTTATGACAATGACTAGTTCATTTTATCCCAGCATATCAGTTACTCCTTTGGAAACCTTCCAGAGtttgaaatccttttattatcaATATTTGTGTAAGCTGTGGTGACAGTGCTCtacatttttcttgtcttacttgAGAGAACAaaactctgatttttaaaaatgtctttttataTGTTTTGCAATAACCAAGCCTTAAATGTCTGTAAATGGTGAAATAAAGTTAATTTTGTGACTTAAATTTGTGTCCGTTATTACTGATGACTCCATTTTATATCCTAAACATGTAAGCTCTTAAACTTGACCGGGTATCCCACGACtggagtagtggaaagaacaatggatttggagtcagaaaataatgtttctgctacttactacttgggCATCTTATGTAAGTCCCCTGCACTTCACTTTCCCCATTGTAAGGGCCTGGGAAGGGCTGAATTAGATGATtgcaaaggtcccttctagctttaaacaCTTCAGGTTTTCTAGTGGCCACATTAAAGTCAGTTTGgatactttttctttgtctcctttgattAGTATCCTTCATTATCTTTTACCAGTGGGTGATCactctgaagtcagagggcctggattgAAATCCTGCCATGGttagtacttgtgtgaccttgagctagtaatataacttctctgggcctcagtttctcatctgtaaaatgagagagttaagaCTAGTTTAATatccctttcaactttaaatctatgatcctatgaacaatgAGTTTACTAGAAAGTAAATATCTACtttgacataatttttttttgcacaaaagtGGGTAAATGAGTTTGATTAATTCTTCCTAACATTTGTCAAGTTGGATTATTTGCTATGCTCTTGGTCTCAGCTTAACTTTATTGGTAATATTTCCCACTCTTCCCTCTAGTCAGAGCAACCTCTTGGCATCATAGATAGGCCATTCTCATTTTTACTCCTGTTCCCTGGAATGCCTTCTCTTTTACTTACACCTACCTATACCAACTCTACCTACACACTGGACACACTCCTAAAGGGCCTTCCCTTTAGTCTTCCAGTCCACACTCCTTACCACAATTTAGCATTTAATAAAATCAGTCACTAAGCacctattaagcacctgctatgtgccagacactgtgctaccctggggatataaagaaaggcaagagacagccctgccctctaggagcgcCCAGACTAATGGAGGAGACGATATGAGCAACTAGGTACAATTAAGCTGTATACCAGTTAAATAGGGAATAATCaacaaaggaaggagaatgaagagggattggggaaggcttcacaaagaaggtggggttttagctgggacttgaaggaagccagggaagtcaagaggcagaggggagagcattccaggcccagGGGACAGACAGAAAagatgcctggagccaagagacagTATCAGTCcgaaggccagtgttactggatcaaaatATGTGGGAAGGAGTAAGGAAGGGCGGGGGGgttaagttatgaagggctttgaaggccagaGAATtctatatttaatcctagagtgATAGATGGCCCTTGGAGTTTATAGATTAAGGGGGTGACATTgccagacctacactttagaaagatcattttgggcactgaatggagaatggaatggagtggggagagacttgaggtgggcAGACCCATCAGcaactactgcaatagtccaggtgtgcgATGATAAAAGGCCTACACCAGAGTGGTGACCATGtcagagaag
Proteins encoded in this window:
- the MAD2L1 gene encoding mitotic spindle assembly checkpoint protein MAD2A; translation: MERQLTRDQGITLRGSADIVAEFFSFGINSILYQRGIYPSETFTRVQKYGLTLLVTTDPDLIKYLNNVVDQLKDWLYNCSVQKLVVVISNIESGEVLERWQFDIECDKTAKEDSAPREKSVKSIQDEIRSVIRQITATVTFLPLLEAACAFDLLIYTDKELVVPEKWEESGPQFIANSEEVRLRSFTTTIHKVNSMVAYKIPVNE